The following coding sequences are from one Rhipicephalus microplus isolate Deutch F79 chromosome 3, USDA_Rmic, whole genome shotgun sequence window:
- the LOC142802797 gene encoding uncharacterized protein LOC142802797 — translation MLRQKTWEALFWASKVLALVWRNVWIRRLRRQMVATVLELALAAFALAHLPPGSKAGAASAGAYHERELQPPEQLDMYHVSEQLVLDVSTDVLEVFADKIKQKGRFTNMRHRYMRLFVNGREVDEPTAPGRIPKDKMRKIWITVVNSEEALLDKCANESFKGVCALVRTNVVGNDKSVNYTCYLNGHLSPPVMRTRRAGYALRIAPIEGEISECQNLIESVLLGNYITDALPSVHAASQMFPLPRYPTPPPMDNVIASMCFLITYMMPFSRSVWTIVEENSSGMASMLRSMGTSDMVYWLAHFVSTFLHISFYSLMAVFFMMYNTYQVTPGSFSFEDYQHVRDYAPYLNEQLVRRDLLVALFTLFGVQTTLHVMLLSCVNTRRE, via the exons ATGCT TCGACAGAAGACGTGGGAGGCGCTCTTCTGGGCGAGCAAGGTGCTGGCGCTCGTGTGGCGCAACGTGTGGATACGGCGCCTCCGCCGGCAGATGGTGGCCACCGTGCTCGAGCTGGCGCTAGCGGCGTTCGCGCTGGCCCACCTCCCGCCCGGCAGCAAGGCCGGCGCTGCGAGCGCGGGCGCGTACCACGAGCGCGAGCTGCAGCCGCCCGAGCAGCTCGACATGTACCACGTTTCCGAACAGCTGGTGCTCGACGTGTCCACCGACGTCCTAGAAGTGTTCGCCGATAAGATCAAGCAAAAAGGAC GTTTCACGAACATGCGCCACCGATATATGCGTTTGTTCGTAAATGGCCGCGAAGTGGACGAACCTACGGCCCCTGGGAGGATACCTAAAGACAAGATGCGGAAAATTTGGATCACAGT GGTTAACTCCGAGGAAGCGCTGTTGGACAAGTGCGCGAACGAGAGTTTCAAGGGCGTGTGCGCTCTCGTACGCACCAACGTGGTAGGCAACGACAAGAGCGTCAACTACACCTGTTACCTGAACGGACACCTGTCGCCGCCCGTGATGCGCACCAGAAGGGCCGGCTACGCGCTGCGAATCGCACCTATCGAAG GGGAGATCTCGGAGTGCCAAAATTTGATCGAATCGGTCCTCCTGGGAAATTACATAACGGACGCGTTGCCGTCTGTGCAT GCTGCGTCCCAGATGTTTCCTCTGCCTCGATACCCGACGCCGCCTCCGATGGACAACGTGATCGCCAGCATGTGTTTCCTCATCACGTACATGATGCCCTTCAGCCGTTCGGTGTGGACCATTGTCGAGGAGAACAGCTCGGGCATGGCG TCGATGCTTCGCTCGATGGGAACGAGTGACATGGTGTACTGGCTGGCGCACTTCGTCTCTACCTTCCTGCACATCTCGTTCTACTCGCTGATGGCGGTGTTCTTCATGATGTACAACACGTACCAGGTGACGCCCGGTAGCTTCTCTTTCGAAGACTACCAGCATGTCCGGGACTACGCGCCTTACCTGAATGAGCAGCTCGTGCGACGAGACCTGCTGGTCGCCCTGTTCACGTTGTTCGGCGTCCAGACGACGCTGCACGTCATGCTGCTGTCTTGCGTCAACACGAGGCGTGAGTGA